The following proteins are encoded in a genomic region of Desulfobacterales bacterium:
- a CDS encoding methylenetetrahydrofolate reductase gives MTFRSHLQSVLKSGQFAVTSELAPPRGADPTVVREKASWFKTFVDAVNVTDNQTAVARMSSLAAAVMLLREGVEPVWQMVCRDRNRIAMQSDILGGCGLGLRNLLCLSGDHPVCGDQPYARAVFDIDSIQQIQMVRQMRDEARFLSGDTISSPPDMFIGAVANPFASPVQWRVHRLAKKIRAGADFIQTQCVFDMARFGEWICQARDMGLTEKTFIMAGLVPLKSVEMAEYMVRKVPGIDIPDAVIRRIKGVDNPRREEEGIRIACEQIEQLRALDGISGIHLMTINREHKIPEIVERAGLLPRPRPEGSLV, from the coding sequence ATGACATTTCGAAGCCATCTGCAAAGTGTTCTTAAATCCGGTCAATTTGCGGTTACCTCAGAGCTTGCCCCTCCCCGGGGAGCGGATCCGACTGTGGTGAGGGAAAAAGCCTCGTGGTTCAAAACATTCGTTGATGCGGTCAACGTGACAGACAATCAGACTGCCGTGGCCCGGATGTCCAGCTTGGCGGCTGCCGTTATGCTGCTCAGGGAAGGGGTGGAGCCTGTCTGGCAGATGGTATGCCGGGATCGAAATCGTATTGCCATGCAGAGTGATATTCTGGGGGGCTGCGGACTTGGCCTTCGTAACCTTCTCTGCCTTTCGGGCGATCACCCGGTATGCGGGGATCAGCCTTATGCCAGAGCCGTTTTTGATATTGATTCCATTCAGCAGATACAGATGGTCCGTCAAATGCGGGATGAGGCAAGATTTCTCAGCGGGGATACCATTTCAAGCCCTCCTGATATGTTTATCGGCGCGGTAGCCAATCCGTTTGCATCACCGGTTCAATGGCGTGTGCATCGGCTGGCGAAAAAAATCAGGGCCGGCGCCGATTTTATTCAGACTCAGTGTGTGTTTGATATGGCAAGGTTCGGAGAATGGATATGCCAGGCCCGGGATATGGGGCTGACTGAAAAGACATTCATTATGGCCGGGCTGGTTCCGTTAAAATCTGTGGAAATGGCGGAATATATGGTCAGAAAAGTTCCCGGGATCGATATCCCGGATGCGGTGATCCGCCGGATCAAAGGTGTGGACAACCCCCGCCGGGAAGAGGAGGGCATCCGGATTGCCTGTGAGCAGATAGAACAGCTCAGAGCGCTTGACGGCATATCCGGGATTCACCTGATGACGATCAACCGGGAGCATAAAATTCCGGAAATTGTCGAGAGGGCGGGATTGCTTCCCCGGCCCCGGCCGGAGGGATCACTGGTTTGA
- a CDS encoding VanZ family protein: MLEKLYKNFILFWLPLILFCIVIFIMSSHPAPKHIPKVIHIDKVLHFMGYAVLGILFFRALSTLPAISSIRLLITLSILFSTFYGLSDEIHQYFIPHRSSDVFDLLADALGSFSGIYIFYKIRGWKILPENPN, encoded by the coding sequence ATGCTGGAAAAACTGTACAAAAATTTTATTCTGTTCTGGCTTCCACTGATCCTGTTCTGTATTGTCATTTTTATCATGTCCTCCCATCCCGCTCCGAAACACATCCCGAAAGTAATCCATATCGACAAGGTCCTCCATTTTATGGGCTATGCGGTTTTGGGCATCCTGTTTTTCAGGGCGCTGAGCACCTTACCGGCCATAAGCAGCATCCGGCTGCTCATTACGCTGAGTATTCTTTTTTCCACCTTTTACGGATTAAGCGACGAAATCCACCAGTATTTTATCCCCCACAGAAGCTCGGATGTATTTGATTTGCTGGCGGACGCCCTGGGCAGTTTCAGCGGAATCTATATATTTTATAAAATCAGAGGGTGGAAAATCCTTCCGGAAAACCCGAATTGA
- the thrS gene encoding threonine--tRNA ligase has product MINITLPDGNIKSFQTIPTGADIARSISEGLARNCVAMEINGKTVDLSTPVSEDAEVRLITTNDPEALEILRHSAAHVMAEAIQRLYKDAKLTIGPVVENGFYYDIDMPPVSEEDFPKIEAEIQKIIKSKTPFIRRQVSKSEALEFYADEPYKLELISGLEDGTISLYQQGDFTDLCRGPHLPHSGFIKAIKLMKVSGAYWRADQANAQLQRIYGTAFFSKKELSSYLNLLEEAKKRDHRRIGPAMDLFSFHDEAPGMPFFHANGMIIWNLLLEFWRAEHKMAGYVETKTPIMLNRSLWERSGHWENYRENMYTTVVDEVDYAIKPMNCPGGMILYGMKPHSYKDMPIRAGEIGLVHRHELSGVLSGLFRVRAFHQDDAHIFMTPDQIEDEIIGVLNLMDRFYSTFGLGFHLELSTRPKKSIGTDEQWATATQGLKSALDAYGREYKINEGDGAFYGPKIDVHIKDAIGRTWQCGTVQLDMSLPERFDLSYIGKDNEKHRPIMIHRVIYGSIERFFGILVEHFAGRFPLWLAPVQITLLPINDALSSYARELKKAFEAEGLRVEVDDRTESLNKKIRDAQLNKTPLILTVGEKEKQSGTLSVRTLDGHVKYGLSHEDFFKQVLSHINDKKIDFNIFTK; this is encoded by the coding sequence ATGATTAACATAACACTTCCAGACGGCAACATAAAGAGTTTTCAAACAATTCCCACCGGGGCTGACATCGCCCGAAGCATTTCTGAAGGATTGGCGCGCAATTGCGTTGCCATGGAAATAAACGGAAAAACAGTTGACTTATCTACACCCGTTTCCGAAGATGCCGAAGTCAGGCTGATCACGACAAACGACCCGGAAGCACTTGAAATTCTCCGACACAGCGCAGCACATGTCATGGCCGAAGCCATTCAGCGCCTTTACAAGGATGCAAAACTGACCATCGGACCGGTCGTGGAAAACGGATTTTACTATGACATTGATATGCCTCCGGTTTCGGAAGAAGATTTCCCGAAGATCGAGGCAGAGATTCAGAAGATAATCAAATCCAAAACCCCCTTTATCCGCAGGCAGGTATCCAAATCCGAAGCACTGGAATTCTATGCCGATGAACCCTATAAACTGGAGTTGATCTCCGGGCTGGAAGACGGGACCATTTCCCTTTACCAGCAGGGCGATTTTACGGATTTATGCCGCGGCCCGCATCTGCCGCACTCCGGATTTATCAAAGCCATAAAGCTGATGAAGGTATCCGGAGCCTACTGGCGGGCGGACCAGGCAAACGCTCAGCTCCAGAGAATATACGGCACGGCGTTTTTCAGTAAAAAAGAGCTCAGCAGCTATCTTAATCTCCTGGAAGAAGCGAAGAAAAGGGACCATCGCAGGATTGGCCCGGCCATGGACCTGTTCAGTTTCCACGATGAAGCGCCGGGTATGCCCTTTTTCCATGCCAATGGCATGATCATCTGGAATCTTCTTCTTGAGTTCTGGAGAGCTGAACACAAGATGGCCGGATACGTGGAAACCAAAACACCGATCATGCTCAATCGAAGCCTCTGGGAACGCAGCGGCCACTGGGAAAATTACCGCGAAAACATGTATACCACTGTGGTGGATGAAGTGGACTATGCGATCAAGCCCATGAACTGCCCCGGCGGAATGATCCTCTACGGCATGAAACCCCACTCGTACAAGGACATGCCGATCCGGGCCGGAGAAATCGGCCTGGTCCACCGGCACGAACTCAGCGGGGTGTTATCCGGCCTTTTCAGGGTCCGGGCGTTTCATCAGGATGACGCTCATATTTTCATGACGCCGGATCAAATTGAGGATGAGATTATAGGCGTGTTAAACCTGATGGATCGGTTTTACAGCACGTTTGGTCTCGGATTTCATCTGGAGCTGTCAACACGACCCAAAAAATCCATTGGAACCGATGAGCAGTGGGCCACCGCAACGCAAGGCTTAAAATCCGCTCTGGATGCGTATGGAAGAGAATATAAAATCAACGAAGGGGACGGCGCATTTTACGGACCGAAAATCGACGTCCACATTAAGGATGCCATCGGCCGCACATGGCAATGCGGAACGGTTCAGCTGGACATGTCACTGCCGGAGCGTTTCGATCTGTCCTATATCGGCAAGGACAATGAAAAACACCGCCCGATCATGATTCACCGGGTCATTTACGGCTCCATCGAACGGTTTTTCGGCATTCTGGTCGAACATTTTGCCGGCCGGTTTCCGCTGTGGCTTGCACCGGTTCAGATCACGCTTTTACCGATCAATGATGCGCTGTCGTCCTATGCCCGCGAGTTGAAAAAAGCATTTGAAGCTGAAGGGCTCCGCGTGGAAGTTGACGACAGGACCGAAAGCCTGAACAAAAAAATCCGCGATGCACAGCTGAATAAAACGCCGCTGATCCTGACCGTCGGTGAAAAGGAAAAACAATCCGGCACCCTCTCCGTCCGAACGCTGGACGGTCATGTCAAATACGGTCTGTCACATGAAGACTTTTTCAAACAGGTGCTGTCTCATATCAACGATAAAAAAATTGATTTTAATATTTTCACAAAATAG
- a CDS encoding methylenetetrahydrofolate reductase C-terminal domain-containing protein — MIVVQRKPFDEIRDMIHGFGRVLIVGCGTCSTVCHAGGEAQVAVLSAQLEMASRLAGQPMEPVSVTVERQCDRAFFTQLDTLADASDAILSMGCGAGIQLLAEAYPHKPVFPAVDTRFVGITREDGWYEERCRCCGRCMLGLTAGVCPITMCAKKMLNGPCGGVMNGACEVHPDLPCAWQIIYDRLRLQGRLDCLEPIIPPVDWMDQVPASVVQPGFRKR; from the coding sequence ATGATAGTGGTTCAACGAAAACCGTTTGATGAAATCAGGGACATGATCCATGGTTTCGGCAGGGTTCTGATTGTCGGATGCGGCACCTGCAGCACGGTCTGTCATGCCGGCGGAGAAGCTCAGGTGGCGGTGTTGAGCGCCCAGCTGGAGATGGCATCGCGGCTTGCCGGCCAGCCGATGGAACCTGTATCGGTAACGGTGGAGCGGCAGTGTGACAGAGCGTTTTTTACCCAGCTCGATACCCTGGCAGATGCGTCCGATGCCATATTGTCCATGGGCTGCGGCGCAGGTATCCAGCTTCTGGCAGAGGCATATCCCCATAAGCCGGTATTCCCGGCAGTCGATACCCGGTTTGTCGGGATCACCCGGGAGGACGGATGGTATGAAGAACGGTGTCGGTGTTGCGGCAGGTGCATGCTGGGGCTCACTGCCGGCGTCTGTCCGATAACGATGTGTGCAAAAAAAATGCTCAACGGTCCCTGCGGCGGGGTTATGAACGGGGCATGCGAGGTTCATCCGGATCTGCCCTGCGCATGGCAGATCATCTATGATCGGCTGCGCCTCCAGGGGAGACTGGATTGCCTGGAGCCGATCATTCCGCCGGTTGACTGGATGGACCAGGTGCCGGCATCGGTGGTTCAACCGGGATTCCGGAAACGGTGA
- a CDS encoding amylo-alpha-1,6-glucosidase, translated as MNIREINSTGYSKALVQLPEPGTHHLMFRGDRILFSLKLPADWKGSAWLRTSIGHADIQRREIIRGVTCDETPLGRDWFDIPMRRLTARDFRLILPLCEVGHFEAKCFFLPEGDMLPKWPGGANTVINVEPADTCCANIVYNAFVRQFGPNKSDGNYLMDDQNIQSLDRKGYTVIPPSGTFRDLIRELDFIIGELGCRFIQLLPINPAPTTFARMGRFGSPYAALSFTAVDPALAVFDSKVTPLEQFVELADAVHERNAKIIIDLAINHTGWAAGLHETHPAWLARDPEGRIEAPGAWGVVWEDLTRLDYSHTDLWHYMADVFLTWCRRGVDGFRCDAGYMIPVSAWKYIVASVREQYPDTVFFLEGLGGKVSVARDILNVANFNWAYSELFQHYDRRQIELYLPVVRDISCGDGILVHFCETHDNPRLAGRSTTYARMRTALCALLSECGGFGFANGVEWFATEKIDVHGAPSLNWGSSTNQVHHIRRLNRLLRTHPVFQACSELIFVQQGTGNHVAIVRHHIPTGKRLLVLVNLNDQEQTTVEWDCRQVRMDGPEFRDLLSGESVQVDLTAGRGKILLEAGQVLCLSDDPEEMEWIRQEVPKAFALPDRIVIQRLQAKVLDVFRLYHGIGDAGAFDLLKAAEQFQSDPVEFCRKMNPVSDEPRVITWKWPGDVNRQVMVPPGHFLMIRSTTSFHGTLMDQDRAVCHEESLPCGDNAFFAVFSPLSPMDYHKEYNLKLSVYTPGHCQHVNAPLVYLARAENARVNQVFHRPEMLRHPFLMMGTNRRGAMMRIPVSWGTLNSRYDALLAANLHPDYPEDRWIMLSRCRAWVVFQGYSQQLGMDCLDSCGFDYTSKAYWKFYVPTGQGEHVLLCLEARMIQEQNSVQLMFYRLPGKDGPGVLDDSKEILLILRPDIENRNFHETTKAFKGPEHDWPDAVSSDPDGFSFVPDAYHRLDLRMPGSSFVREPEWHYMVFHQKEADRGQDPHSDLFSPGYFSVRINGFQSYVLTASISAPQVGRSVKEQRESESYTRLSVTDMTPSCELKAALELMLDYYLVNKDGGKTVIAGYPWFLDWGRDSLIFVRGLIAAGRTREARAVLTQFARFEKKGTLPNMIRGMDASNRDTSDAPLWFCLACSDLLRAEDDRAFLGEDCGGRTIRDILCSIADWYAAGVSNGIRMDPESRLIFSPSHFTWMDTNYPAGTPREGYPIEIQALWHSALSFMAQVDHSGRSGEWKKMAGQVSASILEFFWLEEDGYFSDCLHAPAGKPASQADADSALRPNQLLALTLEAVTDNRVCRNVVAACEELVVPGAIRSLADRPVCRPLPIVHRGNVINNPHHPYQGRYLGDEDTRRKPAYHNGTAWTWLFPSYCEALVKTYGDEARKTALSLLSSCTRIINAGCTGHVPEILDGDYPHDQRGCDAQAWGCSELYRVWTLLSK; from the coding sequence ATGAATATTCGAGAGATCAATTCTACGGGGTATTCAAAAGCCTTGGTCCAGTTGCCTGAACCCGGCACCCATCATCTGATGTTCCGTGGCGACAGGATTTTATTTTCATTGAAGTTGCCGGCGGACTGGAAGGGCAGCGCCTGGCTTCGCACCAGCATCGGCCATGCAGATATTCAACGACGGGAAATTATCCGAGGGGTGACATGTGATGAAACGCCGCTGGGCCGTGACTGGTTCGATATCCCGATGCGGCGCCTCACGGCCCGGGATTTCAGGCTAATTCTGCCTTTATGCGAGGTCGGACATTTTGAAGCAAAATGTTTTTTCCTTCCCGAAGGAGATATGCTTCCGAAGTGGCCCGGGGGCGCCAATACCGTCATCAATGTCGAGCCGGCAGACACGTGTTGTGCCAATATCGTCTATAATGCGTTCGTGCGGCAATTCGGCCCGAACAAATCGGACGGCAACTATCTGATGGATGATCAGAATATCCAGTCGCTCGATCGAAAGGGATACACCGTTATCCCGCCTTCCGGTACATTTCGGGACTTGATCCGGGAACTTGATTTTATCATCGGAGAGCTGGGTTGCCGGTTTATTCAACTGCTTCCGATCAACCCGGCCCCGACGACCTTTGCCCGGATGGGCCGTTTCGGAAGTCCTTATGCTGCGTTGAGCTTTACGGCTGTCGATCCTGCGCTGGCTGTTTTTGATTCGAAAGTCACGCCGCTTGAACAGTTTGTCGAACTGGCAGATGCCGTACATGAACGAAATGCAAAAATTATCATCGATCTTGCCATCAACCATACCGGCTGGGCGGCCGGTCTTCATGAAACCCACCCTGCATGGCTGGCCCGGGATCCGGAAGGACGAATCGAAGCGCCCGGTGCCTGGGGGGTTGTCTGGGAAGATCTGACACGTCTTGATTACAGCCATACGGATTTGTGGCATTATATGGCGGATGTGTTTCTCACCTGGTGCCGTCGGGGGGTGGACGGGTTTCGATGCGATGCCGGATATATGATTCCTGTTTCAGCATGGAAGTATATCGTGGCCAGCGTTCGTGAGCAGTATCCGGATACGGTTTTTTTTCTGGAGGGGCTGGGGGGAAAAGTGTCGGTCGCGAGAGATATATTAAATGTCGCTAATTTCAACTGGGCGTATTCCGAACTGTTTCAGCATTATGACCGGCGGCAGATCGAACTTTACCTTCCGGTTGTCAGGGATATCTCATGCGGGGACGGGATACTGGTTCATTTCTGTGAAACGCATGATAATCCGAGATTGGCGGGCCGTTCGACCACGTATGCCCGGATGCGGACCGCTCTTTGTGCGCTGCTGTCAGAGTGTGGCGGATTTGGATTCGCCAACGGGGTGGAGTGGTTCGCCACCGAAAAAATTGATGTTCATGGCGCGCCATCGCTCAATTGGGGATCTTCAACCAACCAGGTCCATCACATCCGGCGGCTCAATCGTTTATTGAGGACTCATCCCGTATTTCAAGCCTGCAGTGAACTCATATTCGTCCAGCAGGGAACTGGTAATCACGTGGCGATAGTCCGGCATCATATTCCTACCGGAAAAAGGCTGCTGGTGCTGGTGAATCTGAACGATCAGGAGCAGACAACGGTTGAGTGGGACTGCCGGCAGGTAAGGATGGACGGGCCGGAATTCCGGGATCTGCTTTCCGGGGAATCGGTTCAGGTGGATTTGACAGCCGGGCGCGGGAAAATTCTTCTGGAGGCCGGACAGGTGCTGTGCCTGAGCGATGACCCGGAAGAAATGGAATGGATTCGTCAAGAAGTCCCGAAAGCCTTTGCGCTGCCCGATCGTATTGTAATCCAGCGGCTTCAGGCCAAGGTGCTGGATGTATTTCGGCTTTACCATGGTATTGGTGATGCGGGGGCCTTTGATTTGCTCAAGGCTGCTGAACAGTTTCAGTCCGACCCGGTTGAATTCTGCCGGAAAATGAATCCGGTGAGTGATGAGCCCCGGGTGATTACCTGGAAATGGCCGGGGGATGTGAACCGGCAGGTGATGGTTCCGCCGGGTCATTTTCTTATGATACGGTCAACCACGTCATTTCACGGGACGCTCATGGATCAGGATCGGGCTGTTTGTCATGAAGAAAGTCTGCCATGCGGGGATAACGCCTTTTTTGCGGTGTTTTCCCCATTGTCCCCCATGGATTACCATAAGGAATATAATTTAAAATTATCGGTTTACACGCCCGGCCATTGTCAGCATGTCAACGCGCCGTTAGTATATCTTGCAAGGGCCGAAAATGCCAGGGTGAACCAGGTTTTTCACCGGCCCGAGATGCTGCGTCATCCCTTTCTGATGATGGGAACCAATCGCCGGGGTGCGATGATGAGAATCCCGGTGTCATGGGGAACCCTTAACAGCCGTTATGATGCGCTTCTGGCCGCAAATCTTCATCCGGATTATCCTGAAGATCGATGGATCATGCTTTCAAGATGCCGGGCATGGGTAGTATTCCAAGGCTATTCACAGCAATTGGGTATGGATTGTCTGGATTCCTGCGGGTTTGACTACACGTCAAAAGCATACTGGAAATTTTACGTGCCAACCGGTCAGGGGGAACATGTCCTGCTTTGTCTGGAAGCCCGGATGATACAGGAGCAAAATTCGGTTCAGTTGATGTTCTACCGTTTGCCGGGGAAAGATGGGCCCGGAGTTCTCGATGATTCAAAAGAAATTTTGCTGATACTGCGCCCGGACATTGAAAACCGCAATTTTCATGAAACCACCAAAGCCTTCAAGGGACCGGAACATGACTGGCCGGATGCGGTATCATCGGACCCGGACGGGTTTTCATTTGTTCCGGATGCTTATCATCGGCTGGATTTGAGAATGCCCGGAAGCAGTTTTGTGCGGGAACCGGAATGGCATTACATGGTTTTTCATCAGAAAGAGGCCGACAGGGGACAGGACCCGCATTCGGATCTGTTCAGTCCCGGCTATTTTTCGGTCCGGATAAATGGATTTCAGTCTTACGTACTTACGGCATCCATATCGGCGCCTCAGGTCGGACGATCGGTAAAAGAACAACGCGAGAGTGAATCGTATACCCGCCTATCCGTCACCGATATGACACCCTCCTGTGAATTGAAAGCGGCGCTCGAATTGATGCTGGATTATTATCTTGTCAACAAAGACGGGGGAAAAACCGTTATCGCCGGCTATCCATGGTTTCTGGACTGGGGACGGGACAGCCTGATTTTTGTCCGGGGGCTTATTGCGGCAGGCAGAACCCGGGAGGCCAGAGCGGTGTTAACACAATTTGCCCGTTTTGAAAAAAAAGGAACATTGCCCAACATGATCCGGGGCATGGATGCCTCAAACCGGGATACCTCTGATGCCCCACTGTGGTTCTGCCTGGCCTGTTCGGATCTTCTCAGGGCTGAAGATGACAGGGCATTTCTTGGAGAAGATTGCGGCGGCAGAACGATTCGGGATATCCTGTGTTCAATCGCAGATTGGTATGCGGCCGGTGTGTCCAACGGTATTCGGATGGACCCGGAATCCCGTTTGATTTTCAGCCCCTCTCATTTTACATGGATGGATACCAACTATCCTGCCGGTACTCCCAGAGAAGGCTATCCCATAGAAATTCAGGCACTGTGGCATTCGGCGTTATCATTTATGGCTCAGGTGGATCACTCAGGGCGCAGCGGGGAATGGAAAAAAATGGCCGGGCAGGTCAGCGCTTCTATTCTTGAATTCTTCTGGCTTGAAGAGGATGGCTATTTTTCCGACTGTCTCCATGCGCCCGCCGGAAAACCGGCAAGTCAGGCAGATGCGGACAGTGCCCTCAGGCCGAATCAGCTGCTGGCTCTTACACTTGAAGCGGTTACCGATAATCGTGTGTGCAGGAATGTCGTTGCCGCGTGTGAAGAGCTTGTTGTTCCCGGGGCTATCAGAAGTCTGGCGGATCGACCGGTATGCCGGCCGCTTCCGATAGTACACAGGGGAAACGTGATCAATAATCCGCATCATCCCTATCAGGGAAGGTATCTCGGAGATGAGGACACCCGGCGTAAGCCGGCGTATCATAATGGGACGGCGTGGACATGGCTGTTTCCTTCTTATTGTGAAGCACTGGTCAAAACCTATGGCGATGAAGCCAGAAAGACGGCATTGTCGTTGCTTTCCAGCTGTACCAGAATCATCAATGCCGGTTGCACCGGACATGTGCCGGAAATTCTGGATGGTGACTATCCCCATGATCAGCGCGGCTGTGATGCTCAGGCATGGGGATGCAGTGAGCTGTACCGGGTCTGGACGCTTTTGAGCAAATGA
- a CDS encoding CocE/NonD family hydrolase, with the protein MKKISFVSDSFLLEALLDEGYQQHKGVVITHPYPLLGGDMYNIVVETIAAVYKQKGYTTLRPNFRGTGNSQGVYDNGAGESRDVLAALSWLVEKGFTAIDLAGYSFGSWVNVQTATGDVPLQNRVMVSPPVDLFKFPDQALPALSLVVSGDSDQYGCSESVRRMMPVWNPHAHFEIMPGCDHFYSGYLDDLRMILSKYIG; encoded by the coding sequence ATGAAAAAAATATCGTTTGTTTCGGACTCCTTTCTGCTGGAAGCGCTTCTGGATGAGGGCTATCAACAACATAAAGGGGTGGTAATTACCCACCCTTACCCCCTGCTGGGGGGTGATATGTATAATATCGTCGTTGAAACGATTGCCGCTGTTTACAAGCAAAAAGGCTATACCACCCTGCGGCCGAATTTCAGGGGGACCGGAAACAGTCAGGGCGTGTATGATAATGGCGCAGGGGAAAGCCGGGATGTCCTGGCGGCGCTGTCCTGGCTGGTTGAAAAGGGTTTTACGGCCATTGACCTGGCCGGTTATTCTTTCGGTAGCTGGGTGAATGTTCAGACAGCTACCGGTGATGTGCCTCTGCAGAATCGGGTGATGGTATCCCCTCCCGTTGATTTGTTCAAATTCCCCGATCAGGCCCTTCCGGCGCTGTCGCTGGTAGTCTCCGGCGATTCTGATCAGTATGGCTGTTCGGAATCTGTCCGCCGGATGATGCCCGTTTGGAATCCTCACGCTCATTTTGAAATTATGCCGGGGTGTGACCATTTTTATTCAGGATACCTTGACGATCTCAGAATGATTTTGTCAAAGTATATTGGTTAG
- a CDS encoding HRDC domain-containing protein, with amino-acid sequence MKMNMYPKAKYTFITTVSELKAIAAAFEKAPVVAVDLEADSMFHYKEKVCLIQMATANDSVIIDPLRIQDLSSLQPVFERRDIKKIFHGADYDIRSLYRDFQIEINNLFDTQLACRFLGVRETGLEAVIKQRFNIPLDKRFQKKDWSIRPLPEEMVEYAAKDAIYLVSLAGTLEKELIQKQRLGWVNEECELLSRVRSASVEDQPLFVRFKGAGKLDRRSLAVLEALLQYRDSVAGKKDKPLFKIMSNDCLLKIAIYKPTDLDQLQHLNVLSRAQIGMYGNALVNEVVQSSKIPSNKLPLYPRKRAQMPEPEVPCRIGALKNYRDMKAEQLDIDPALVCTKAQMGSIAIRNPANVRQLAELNELRQWQLEAFGSEMVSALKNVENNCVDTDGEKHTVTVDM; translated from the coding sequence ATGAAAATGAATATGTATCCCAAGGCCAAATATACATTTATAACTACGGTATCGGAACTGAAAGCGATTGCGGCGGCCTTTGAAAAAGCACCGGTTGTGGCCGTGGACCTGGAAGCCGATTCCATGTTCCATTATAAAGAAAAAGTTTGTCTGATTCAAATGGCGACAGCCAATGACAGCGTGATCATCGATCCGCTCCGGATACAGGATCTGTCTTCATTGCAACCCGTGTTTGAAAGACGCGATATTAAAAAAATTTTCCATGGGGCTGATTACGATATCCGGTCATTATACAGGGATTTTCAGATTGAAATCAACAACCTGTTTGATACACAGCTGGCCTGCAGGTTTCTGGGGGTCAGGGAAACCGGGCTGGAGGCGGTGATTAAACAGAGATTTAATATCCCCCTCGATAAACGATTTCAAAAAAAAGACTGGTCCATTCGTCCTTTGCCGGAAGAAATGGTTGAGTACGCGGCCAAGGATGCTATCTATCTGGTCTCCCTTGCAGGGACGCTGGAAAAAGAATTGATTCAAAAACAGCGTCTGGGCTGGGTGAATGAGGAATGTGAGCTGCTATCCCGGGTAAGGTCGGCAAGCGTGGAAGATCAGCCCCTGTTTGTCAGGTTCAAAGGCGCCGGGAAACTGGACCGTCGTTCGCTTGCGGTGCTTGAAGCCCTTCTTCAATATCGGGATAGCGTTGCCGGGAAAAAAGACAAACCGCTTTTTAAAATCATGTCCAATGATTGTCTGTTGAAAATTGCCATATATAAGCCGACAGATCTGGATCAGCTGCAACATCTCAATGTCTTGAGCCGGGCACAGATTGGCATGTATGGAAATGCGCTTGTCAACGAAGTCGTTCAGTCTTCAAAGATCCCATCGAATAAGCTGCCGCTGTATCCACGTAAAAGAGCCCAGATGCCGGAGCCCGAGGTGCCATGTCGAATCGGTGCATTGAAAAATTACCGGGATATGAAGGCGGAGCAACTCGATATTGATCCTGCGCTGGTATGCACCAAGGCTCAAATGGGATCAATTGCTATCCGGAATCCGGCCAATGTCCGGCAACTGGCTGAATTAAACGAGTTGAGGCAGTGGCAGCTGGAAGCATTCGGAAGTGAAATGGTATCGGCTTTGAAGAATGTGGAAAACAATTGCGTTGATACGGATGGGGAAAAGCATACGGTTACCGTTGACATGTGA
- a CDS encoding response regulator transcription factor, with the protein MVVQKKTILIIDDHPLFREGLKAIIGRDENFEVVGEAKNGRYGLRLAKKYKPDLVVVDISLPDKNGIELTREIRKMLPRTRVMIVSMHSKIDYIAEAFQAGATGYVVKESASERLLQGLDAVMKDEYFLDSSVSHEVVGNLMNLPRREAKIINGAYGALTPREQEIMRYLAEGSSTKEVAEKLYISPKTVENHRANIMHKLGLHSSMELVRYAAKLGLIDVDLWKG; encoded by the coding sequence ATGGTGGTTCAGAAAAAAACAATATTAATTATTGATGATCATCCTCTTTTCAGAGAAGGTTTAAAGGCCATCATCGGTCGGGATGAGAATTTTGAAGTGGTTGGAGAGGCTAAAAATGGTCGTTATGGACTTCGGCTGGCCAAAAAGTATAAACCTGATCTGGTGGTGGTGGACATCTCTTTACCAGATAAAAACGGGATTGAACTGACCCGTGAAATTCGGAAGATGCTGCCCCGGACCCGGGTGATGATTGTCAGCATGCACTCGAAAATCGATTATATCGCCGAAGCATTTCAAGCGGGTGCGACCGGGTATGTTGTCAAGGAATCCGCTTCGGAAAGGCTTTTGCAGGGTCTCGATGCCGTCATGAAAGATGAATATTTTCTGGACAGTTCCGTATCCCATGAAGTGGTTGGAAATCTGATGAATCTTCCCAGGCGGGAAGCCAAGATTATCAACGGGGCATATGGGGCACTTACTCCGAGAGAGCAGGAAATAATGCGGTATCTGGCCGAAGGAAGTTCCACCAAAGAAGTGGCGGAAAAATTGTATATCAGTCCGAAAACCGTAGAAAATCACCGTGCCAATATTATGCACAAGCTCGGACTTCATAGCTCAATGGAGCTGGTTCGATATGCGGCCAAACTCGGATTGATCGATGTAGATCTCTGGAAGGGGTAA